One window of the Amia ocellicauda isolate fAmiCal2 chromosome 18, fAmiCal2.hap1, whole genome shotgun sequence genome contains the following:
- the LOC136713786 gene encoding chymotrypsin-like elastase family member 2A produces MEIQDTIMMKFVVLAFLVAGAYGCGLPTFPPVVTRVVGGVDARPHSWPWQISLQVVRNGDWFHTCGGTLIAPNWVLTAAHCISSRNTYRVALGKHNLKQEEAGSVTVDAATIVVHEKWNSLFIRNDIALVKLQEAVVASDNIMTACLPVAGSTLPNNEPCYVTGWGRLFTNGPAAEILQQALLPVVDHVTCTLPDWWGGMVKDTMVCAGGDGVVSGCNGDSGGPLNCQRDGVWSVEGVVSFGSGLGCNYPKKPTVFTRVSSYIDWINTTMMNN; encoded by the exons ATGGAGATTCAAGACACAATCATGATGAAGTTTGTGGTCCTCGCATTTCTTGTTGCTGGAG CATACGGCTGTGGGCTGCCCACCTTCCCACCCGTGGTGACCAGAGTCGTGGGCGGAGTGGACGCCAGACCCCACAGCTGGCCCTGGCAG ATCTCGCTCCAGGTCGTGAGGAATGGCGACTGGTTTCACACCTGTGGCGGGACCCTGATCGCTCCCAACTGGGTCCTGACCGCTGCTCACTGCATCAG CAGCCGCAACACTTACAGAGTGGCCTTGGGCAAGCACAACCTGAAGCAGGAAGAGGCCGGGTCAGTGACTGTCGACGCTGCCACCATCGTCGTCCATGAGAAGTGGAACAGCCTCTTCATCCG GAATGACATCGCCCTGGTGAAGCTGCAGGAGGCTGTGGTCGCCAGCGATAACATCATGACCGCTTGTCTTCCCGTTGCCGGCTCCACGCTGCCCAACAACGAGCCCTGCTACGTCACTGGCTGGGGCCGCCTGTTCA CGAACGGCCCAGCCGCCGAGATCCTGCAGCAGGCTCTCCTGCCCGTCGTTGACCATGTGACCTGCACTCTGCCCGACTGGTGGGGCGGCATGGTGAAGGACACTATGGTGTGTGCTGGAGGAGACGGAGTGGTGTCTGGCTGCAAC GGAGACTCCGGCGGCCCTCTGAACTGCCAGCGTGACGGAGTGTGGAGCGTGGAGGGGGTGGTGAGCTTCGGCTCGGGCCTGGGCTGCAACTACCCCAAGAAGCCCACCGTGTTCACCCGTGTCAGCTCTTACATTGACTGGATCAACACC ACGATGATGAACAACTGA
- the LOC136713787 gene encoding chymotrypsin-like elastase family member 2A, whose protein sequence is MLKFVVLAFLVAGAYGCGLPTFPPVVTRVVGGVDARPHSWPWQISLQYSSGGNWYHTCGGTLIARNWVLTAAHCISSRNTYRVVLGKHNLKQNEAGSLAISAGKIIVHEQWDSARIRNDIALVKLQSAVTVSNSIMPACLPASGTILPNNAPCYVTGWGRLWTNGPLADNLQQALLPVVDYATCSRSDWWGSLVTQSMVCAGGDGQLSSCNGDSGGPLNYQARDGSWEVHGVVSFGSSLGCNYYKKPSVFTRVSAYIGWINNAMVNN, encoded by the exons ATGCTTAAGTTTGTGGTCCTTGCGTTTCTTGTTGCTGGCG CGTACGGCTGTGGGCTGCCCACCTTCCCGCCGGTGGTGACCAGAGTCGTGGGCGGAGTGGACGCCAGACCCCACAGCTGGCCCTGGCAG ATCTCTCTCCAGTATTCGAGCGGTGGCAACTGGTATCACACTTGTGGTGGCACCCTGATCGCTCGCAACTGGGTCCTCACTGCTGCTCACTGCATCAG CAGTCGCAACACTTACAGAGTGGTTTTGGGCAAGCACAACCTGAAGCAGAATGAGGCTGGATCTCTCGCCATCTCTGCTGGAAAGATCATCGTGCATGAACAGTGGGACTCTGCCAGAATCCG TAACGACATCGCCCTGGTGAAGCTCCAGAGCGCCGTGACCGTCAGCAACTCCATCATGCCTGCTTGTCTTCCCGCCTCCGGGACAATCCTGCCCAACAATGCGCCTTGCTACGTCACCGGCTGGGGCCGCCTGTGGA CGAACGGTCCCCTGGCTGACAACCTGCAGCAGGCCCTCCTCCCCGTGGTGGACTATGCCACCTGCTCTCGGAGCGACTGGTGGGGCAGCCTGGTGACCCAGAGCATGGTGTGCGCCGGAGGAGACGGACAGTTGTCCAGCTGCAAT GGAGACTCTGGTGGCCCTCTGAACTACCAGGCTAGAGACGGGTCCTGGGAGGTCCATGGTGTGGTGAGCTtcggctccagtctgggctgcAACTATTACAAGAAGCCCTCAGTCTTCACCCGCGTCAGCGCCTACATAGGCTGGATCAATAAC GCAATGGTTAACAACTAA